Proteins from a single region of Chrysemys picta bellii isolate R12L10 chromosome 9, ASM1138683v2, whole genome shotgun sequence:
- the B3GALNT1 gene encoding UDP-GalNAc:beta-1,3-N-acetylgalactosaminyltransferase 1, which translates to MSMKYLKWSFLALLMLSVIIMTWYMTLPSHIVIEHTNSMYFYEYEPVYKQNFLFTLRERLKCKDTNPFLVILVSSQPTDIEARQAIRVTWGSKNSWGDSQVLILFLLGQGAEREDSLALSIEDESILYGDIIRQDFMDTYNNLTLKTIMAFRWVSEFCSNTKYVMKTDSDVFINAGNLLMFLQNVNSSDSFFTGYPLIDNFSYRGFYRKTHISYDEYPFKVYPPYCSGMGYILDGKLALKIYEMMSHIKPIKFEDVYVGICLNILNVNIHILEDTQLFFLYKINFNICKYRHLIAVHGVSSSEMIRFWQDLLTDTSFTCH; encoded by the coding sequence ATGTCTATGAAATACTTAAAATGGAGTTTTTTGGCACTCTTGATGCTTTCTGTCATAATAATGACATGGTACATGACACTCCCTTCGCATATTGTGATAGAGCATACGAACTCGATGTATTTCTATGAATATGAGCCAGTTTACAAGCAGAACTTCCTCTTCACACTGCGGGAGCGTTTGAAATGCAAAGATACAAATCCATTTTTGGTCATCTTGGTGTCTTCACAACCTACGGATATAGAGGCAAGGCAGGCCATTAGAGTAACATGGGGTTCTAAAAACTCTTGGGGGGACAGTCAGGTTCTAATACTGTTCTTACTAGGACAAGGAGCTGAAAGAGAAGACAGCTTAGCATTATCGATAGAAGATGAAAGCATTCTGTATGGTGACATAATTCGCCAAGATTTTATGGATACTTACAACAATCTTACCTTGAAAACAATCATGGCATTCAGATGGGTGTCTGAGTTTTGTTCAAATACTAAATACGTTATGAAGACTGATTCTGATGTTTTCATCAACGCTGGCAACTTATTAATGTTTCTTCAAAATGTAAATTCTTCAGACAGTTTTTTTACTGGTTACCCTCTAATTGATAACTTTTCCTACAGAGGGTTTTACAGAAAAACACATATTTCTTATGATGAATATCCATTTAAGGTATATCCTCCATACTGTAGTGGAATGGGGTATATACTTGATGGAAAACTGGCTCTGAAGATTTATGAAATGATGAGTCATATCAAACCTATTAAATTTGAAGATGTTTATGTTGGAATTTGCTTAAATATACTAAATGTGAACATCCATATTCTAGAAGATACACAACTCTTCTTTTTATACAAAATTAACTTTAACATCTGTAAATATAGACACTTGATTGCGGTACATGGTGTATCTTCAAGTGAAATGATCAGATTTTGGCAGGATTTATTGACAGACACTTCATTCACTTGCCACTGA